In Porites lutea chromosome 9, jaPorLute2.1, whole genome shotgun sequence, a single window of DNA contains:
- the LOC140947261 gene encoding octopamine receptor beta-2R-like: protein MVSEVYAEDKRSQVAIAIQASFLLVIMLSSLLGNTLILLAIYRNHSLRSITSVFIANLAVADFLLALLGMPFTMASSITYHWVFGDIWCKINGMLNSIFCIASMLSLAAVSIDRYVAIIKPLQYPLIMTSRIALGMITYVWMHAITCAFLPIFGWSSYTYIYNESICTANWGENIPYTMFIFAFSFFAPLMVMTYCYFHILRAARKQSKKISPRVGELKEQTLQTMVAVPVAFGNEKGTQAVEDPPTAKEKAKEREAKEKFRRETRAAKTLLIVMGTFMFCWAPHFIGMTCLLFEKCRNSWPDEYFATTTWLAMLNSGCNPIIYGVMNKKFRQSFKDIVMCTKRTNRRYSQRELSSVS from the coding sequence atggtgtcagaagtatACGCAGAAGACAAGCGTTCTCAGGTGGCGATTGCCATACAGGCATCTTTCTTGCTAGTCATCATGCTTTCATCTCTTTTAGGAAACACACTGATCCTTCTTGCCATCTACAGAAACCACAGTCTTCGCAGTATCACCAGCGTGTTTATCGCTAATCTTGCGGTGGCAGATTTCTTGCTTGCACTCCTTGGAATGCCATTCACTATGGCATCTTCTATAACCTACCACTGGGTGTTTGGAGATATTTGGTGTAAGATCAACGGGATGTTGAACTCGATATTCTGCATTGCGTCCATGCTGTCGCTAGCAGCTGTATCAATTGACAGATACGTTGCAATTATCAAGCCACTCCAGTACCCACTCATCATGACCTCGCGAATCGCTTTGGGTATGATAACCTACGTCTGGATGCATGCCATCACTTGCGCTTTTCTCCCCATCTTCGGCTGGTCCAGCTACACCTACATCTACAACGAATCAATTTGCACGGCAAACTGGGGAGAAAACATCCCCTACACCATGTTCATCTTCGCTTTCAGCTTCTTCGCCCCGCTGATGGTCATGACCTACTGCTACTTTCATATACTTCGTGCGGCGAGGAAACAGAGTAAAAAGATATCACCGCGGGTGGGCGAACTAAAAGAACAGACGTTACAAACGATGGTGGCCGTCCCGGTGGCTTTCGGTAACGAGAAAGGCACACAAGCGGTTGAAGATCCACCGACGGCAAAGgaaaaagcgaaagaaagaGAAGCTAAGGAGAAGTTTAGGAGAGAAACAAGGGCGGCGAAGACGCTTCTCATCGTTATGGGTACATTTATGTTTTGTTGGGCACCTCACTTTATTGGAATGACCTgtttactttttgaaaaatgcagAAACTCTTGGCCGGACGAGTACTTTGCTACTACCACATGGCTGGCCATGTTGAATAGTGGGTGTAATCCCATAATTTATGGAGTAATGAATAAGAAATTCCGGCAGAGTTTTAAGGATATAGTCATGTGTACCAAGAGAACTAACAGGAGGTACAGCCAACGGGAACTGAGTTCTGTTTCATAA
- the LOC140947855 gene encoding BTB/POZ domain-containing protein 6-like has protein sequence MSLKADWQTTRPTIRERTKFLLNNDRLSDVKFVAANSNGESESAQVIAAHKFILAISSPVFEAMFYGELAETKDTIELPDCDYESLLELFRYMYSDKVNLSGSNVMGVLYLAKKYIVPSLADKCTEYLKEKIDPSNVFDILSFAQVYHEGVIVDRCWKLIDQKTDEAVESNGFETIDKSLLEAVVTRDSLNSLEVVLFQAVDRWAGKQCQKQGLTEDGPKKRRILGEQIIKAIRFPVMSVKEFASVVVDTNILTPDETTGLFKFFTIQTSPVGFSKTQRRSLVNHDRFGRFSSLKKPCASYEGIPYEGDKHSLAFSADQSITFHGVCLIGRHKTSYTVTLEVKNASNNTIIVSKSGTYFSELLPYGCSSNYYGFQVSFDSGAYMKRNTTYHIEALISGPPSGYGTEGLKIINRSGVTFRFYGLKDSSIYTTTYSGQFSEFIFSVEN, from the coding sequence ATGTCCCTCAAAGCAGACTGGCAGACAACAAGACCGACTATTAGAGAAAGAACCAAGTTTTTGCTCAACAACGATCGCTTGAGCGATGTCAAGTTTGTTGCCGCAAACAGTAATGGCGAAAGCGAAAGTGCCCAAGTGATTGCAGCACACAAATTCATACTGGCGATTAGCAGTCCTGTGTTTGAAGCCATGTTTTACGGTGAACTGGCGGAGACTAAAGACACTATTGAACTGCCTGACTGTGATTACGAGAGTCTGTTGGAGTTGTTTCGTTACATGTACAGCGATAAAGTGAATTTAAGCGGAAGTAATGTAATGGGAGTGTTATATTTGGCCAAGAAATACATTGTGCCTTCACTAGCTGATAAATGCACGgaatatctgaaagaaaagaTAGATCCGTCGAATGTTTTCGATATCCTGTCATTTGCACAGGTGTATCATGAAGGGGTCATCGTAGATCGATGCTGGAAATTAATTGATCAGAAGACAGACGAGGCTGTGGAATCGAACGGATTTGAGACAATTGACAAGTCCTTACTTGAAGCAGTAGTCACTCGAGACTCTCTTAATAGTCTAGAAGTAGTATTGTTTCAAGCTGTAGATCGTTGGGCAGGAAAGCAATGTCAAAAGCAAGGTTTGACAGAAGATGGtccaaagaaaagaagaatTCTGGGAGAACAAATAATTAAAGCAATACGCTTCCCGGTTATGTCAGTAAAGGAGTTTGCTTCTGTTGTCGTTGACACTAACATTCTTACTCCAGATGAAACAACTGGCTTGTTTAAGTTTTTTACAATACAGACCTCTCCTGTCGGGTTCTCGAAGACTCAAAGACGGTCTCTTGTCAATCATGATCGCTTCGGTAGATTTTCTTCTTTGAAAAAGCCGTGTGCTTCATATGAGGGAATTCCCTATGAAGGGGACAAACACTCGCTTGCTTTTAGTGCGGACCAGAGTATTACATTTCATGGAGTCTGCTTGATTGGCAGACACAAAACCAGCTACACAGTGACATTGGAGGTAAAGAATGCTAGTAACAACACAATTATAGTGTCCAAATCAGGAACATACTTCTCAGAGCTTTTGCCTTATGGATGTTCTTCTAATTATTATGGATTTCAAGTATCGTTTGACTCTGGAGCTTACATGAAGAGGAACACTACATATCACATTGAAGCGTTAATATCCGGGCCTCCATCTGGATACGGGACTGAAGGGCTAAAAATTATAAACAGGTCGGGTGTCACCTTTAGATTTTATGGCTTAAAAGACAGCTCTATATATACTACCACTTATTCTGGCCAGTTTTccgaatttattttttctgttgaGAATTGA